The following coding sequences lie in one Sorex araneus isolate mSorAra2 chromosome 4, mSorAra2.pri, whole genome shotgun sequence genomic window:
- the DECR2 gene encoding peroxisomal 2,4-dienoyl-CoA reductase [(3E)-enoyl-CoA-producing]: MAQPPPDVDEDDCLPEYRHLFSPELLRDKVAFITGGGSGIGFRIAEIFMRHGCHTVIVSRSLPRVTAAAQKLTAATGRRCLPLSLDVRNPPAIIAAVDQALKEFGKIDILVNSAAGNFLCPASALSFNAFKTVLDIDTLGTFNVSRVLYEKFLRDHGGVIVNITATLGARGQVLQTHAGSAKAAVDAMTRHLAVEWGPQNIRVNSLAPGPIGGTEGFRRLGGPLASAHMKAQASPLQRLGNKTEVAHCALFLASPLASYVTGTVLVVDGGSWLTFPNDIGRLAHVSSPAKL, from the exons ATGGCCCAGCCGCCCCCTGACGTCGACGAGGACGACTGTCTCCCTGAGTACCGCCACCTCTTCAGCCCCGAGCTGCTCCG GGACAAAGTGGCCTTCATCACAGGCGGGGGCTCCGGCATTGGCTTCCGCATAGCTGAGATTTTCATGCG GCACGGCTGCCACACGGTCATCGTCAGCAGAAGCCTTCCGAGAGTGACAGCG GCTGCCCAGAAGTTGACTGCTGCCACGGGCCGGCGGTGCCTCCCTTTATCTCTGGACGTGCGAAACCCCCCGGCCATCATAGCCGCTGTGGACCAGGCCTTGAAGGAATTTGGGAAAATCGACATTCTGGTTAACT CTGCGGCTGGGAACTTCCTGTGTCCTGCCAGTGCACTGTCCTTCAATGCCTTCAAGACCGTGCTGGACATTGACACTTTGGGCACCTTCAACGTGTCTCGCGTGCTGTATGAGAAGTTCTTGCGG GACCATGGAGGGGTGATCGTGAACATCACCGCCACCCTCGGTGCCCGGGGTCAGGTGCTGCAGACTCATGCTGGCTCTGCCAAGGCGGCTGTGG ATGCGATGACCCGGCACTTGGCTGTGGAATGGGGGCCCCAGAACATCCGCGTCAACAGCCTGGCTCCTGGCCCCATTGGTGGCACAGAGGGATTCCGGCGGCTGG GTGGTCCACTGGCCAGTGCACACATGAAGGCTCAGGCCAGCCCCCTGCAGAGGCTGGGGAACAAGACGGAAGTGGCCCACTGCGCCCTTTTCCTGGCCAGCCCACTGGCTTCCTATGTGACGGGGACTGTGCTGGTAGTGGATGGTGGCTCCTGGCTGACCTTTCCGAATGACATCGGCCGTCTGGCCCATGTGTCCTCCCCTGCTAAGCTCTAG
- the PGAP6 gene encoding post-GPI attachment to proteins factor 6 isoform X2, with the protein MGRPGAGGPARGAGAAAGPPLLLLLLLLLARAPRAAGGDGWKGDSRLVSEQFSQTPQKLSFYSWYGSARLFCFRVPPDTVLLRWLLQVTWNGGRACTHAEVTVYFRYGAPPVINPLGASFPPNASVQSPFQLKMGQNVTSLNITQPAPGDWFLAAHLPPSAQKLEMQGTFPSCSCVFHPEMSVVRVLEASILEPGMPLPQVLLSRPSYLKVFVPEFTQELQLELQGCTTNNSLGCPVRLSVGSATLPSNFQKVLTCSSPAQHCRLLLPSPPWNRWLQVTAQSVAGPHVAVAFSALAALTACKPWNMNVQHFLPSCNLNQTCNASSHLLPPILGSLDLGGGSRESGALFCFVNIPVTREDVDVVSVRFQPLDRLPVLVRPDVPSVLRLPLHTGMDSGGSLTISLRANKSVIARNMSVVACVNAASPFLSFNTSLNCTTAFFQGSLLSLSALAPQVSLVIPYPETDNWYLSLQLVCPQAAKECEQAVVLVETTLHLVPCLNDCGPYGHCLLLRRHGYLYAGCSCKAGWRGWSCTDNSTAQTLAQQTAATLLLTLSNLLFLAPIAVSLRRSLLVEASVYTYTMFFSTFYHACDQPGKAVFCILSYDTLQFCDFLGSSVAIWVTILCMARLKAGLKYVYRCGRRHRCYPPSWQRWAFYLLPGISMATVAMAIFIFMTTSDNYYYMHSLWHMLLAGSAAVLLPPSEEPMGPWACSQKLTCTHDPCTSHREELYAVT; encoded by the exons ATGGGCCGGCCCGGAGCCGGGGgcccggcgcggggcgcgggggccgcggcggggccgccgctgctgctgctgctgctgctgctgctggctcgGGCGCCGCGCGCGGCAGGCGGCGACGGCTGGAAGGGCG ACAGCAGGCTGGTGTCTGAGCAGTTCTCACAGACCCCGCAGAAGCTCTCCTTCTACAGCTGGTATGGCAGTGCCCGGCTCTTCTGCTTCCGGGTGCCCCCTGACACCGTACTGCTGCGCTGGCTTCTGCAAGTGACCTGGAATGGCGGCCGTGCCTGCACACATGCGGAGGTCACTGT gTACTTCCGCTACGGTGCACCTCCAGTCATCAACCCACTGGGTGCCAGCTTCCCACCCAACGCCTCCGTGCAGTCACCCTTCCAGCTCAAGATGGGGCAGAATGTGACCTCCCTCAACATCACCCAGCCGGCGCCAGGGGACTGGTTtctggctgcccacctacccCCCTCGGCCCAGAAGCTAGAGATGCAG GGCACCTTTCCCTCCTGCTCCTGTGTGTTCCACCCTGAGATGTCAGTCGTGCGGGTGCTAGAGGCCTCCATCCTGGAGCCGGGCATGCCCCTCCCAcaggttcttctctccaggcccAGCTACCTCAA AGTCTTTGTGCCCGAGTTCACGCAGGAGCTACAGCTGGAGCTGCAGGGCTGCACCACCAACAACAGCCTGGGCTGCCCTGTGCGCCTCTCCGTGGGCTCTGCCACCCTGCCCAGCAACTTTCAGAAGGTGCTcacgtgctccagccccgcacagcACTGCCGCCTGCTGCTGCCCTCGCCGCCCTGGAACAGGTGGCTGCAAGTGACGGCCCAGAGTGTGGCAGGGCCCCACGTGGCCGTGGCCTTCAGTGCCTTGGCTGCCCTCACAG CCTGCAAGCCCTGGAACATGAATGTCCAGCACTTTTTGCCGAGCTGCAACCTGAACCAGACCTGTAACGCCTCCTCCCATCTGCTGCCCCCCATCCTGGGCTCCCTGGACCTGGGTGGCGGCAGCCGGGAAAGTGGAGCCCTCTTCTGCTTTGTGAACATCCCAGTCACACGGGAGGATGTGGACGTGGTGTCGGTGCGCTTCCAGCCCCTGGACAGGCTCCCAGTGCTGGTGCGGCCGGACGTGCCTTCGGTGCTGCGGCTGCCCCTGCACACAGGCATGGACAGTGGGGGATCCCTCACCATCTCTCTGCGAGCCAACAAG AGCGTCATCGCCAGGAATATGTCAGTGGTAGCGTGTGTGAATGCTGCCTCGCCCTTCCTCAGCTTCAACACCTCTCTGAACTGCACCACAG ccttcttCCAGGGCTCCCTGCTGTCTCTGAGCGCCTTGGccccccaggtcagcctcgtCATCCCCTACCCGGAGACAGACAACTGGTACCTCTCTCTGCAGCTCGTGTGCCCCCAGGCTGCTAA GGAGTGTGAGCAGGCTGTGGTCCTCGTGGAAACCACCTTGCACTTGGTTCCCTGTCTGAATGACTGCGGGCCCTATGGCCACTGCCTCCTACTGCGCAGACATGGCTACCTGTATGCAGGCTGCAGCTGCAAGGCAG GCTGGCGCGGATGGAGCTGCACAGACAACAGCACGGCTCAGACGCTGGCCCAGCAGACAGCAGCCACACTGCTGCTCACCCTCAGCAATCTCTTGTTCCTGGCCCCCATCGCCGTGTCCTTGCGTCGCTCCCTCCTGGTGGAGGCCTCTGTCTACACCTACACCATGTTCTTCTCCACG TTCTACCACGCCTGCGACCAGCCCGGGAAGGCCGTGTTCTGCATCCTCAGCTATGACACTCTGCAATTCTGCGACTTCCTGGGCTCCAGCGTCGCGATCTGGGTCACCATCCTCTGCATGGCCCGGCTGAAGGCAGGCCTGAAATAT GTGTATCGGTGTGGGCGCCGACATCGCTGCTACCCTCCCTCGTGGCAGCGCTGGGCCTTCTACCTCCTTCCGGGCATCTCGATGGCCACCGTTGCCATGGCCATCTTCATCTTCATGACCACCAGTGACAACTACTACTACATGCACAGCCTGTGGCATATGCTTCTGGCAGGCAGCGCTGCTGTGCTGCTGCCGCCCAGTGAGGAGCCCATGGGGCCCTGGGCCTGCTCACAGAAGCTCACCTGCACCCATGATCCCTGCACCAGCCACCGGGAGGAGCTGTACGCAGTCACCTGA
- the PGAP6 gene encoding post-GPI attachment to proteins factor 6 isoform X1 — translation MGRPGAGGPARGAGAAAGPPLLLLLLLLLARAPRAAGGDGWKGDSRLVSEQFSQTPQKLSFYSWYGSARLFCFRVPPDTVLLRWLLQVTWNGGRACTHAEVTVYFRYGAPPVINPLGASFPPNASVQSPFQLKMGQNVTSLNITQPAPGDWFLAAHLPPSAQKLEMQGTFPSCSCVFHPEMSVVRVLEASILEPGMPLPQVLLSRPSYLKVFVPEFTQELQLELQGCTTNNSLGCPVRLSVGSATLPSNFQKVLTCSSPAQHCRLLLPSPPWNRWLQVTAQSVAGPHVAVAFSALAALTACKPWNMNVQHFLPSCNLNQTCNASSHLLPPILGSLDLGGGSRESGALFCFVNIPVTREDVDVVSVRFQPLDRLPVLVRPDVPSVLRLPLHTGMDSGGSLTISLRANKSVIARNMSVVACVNAASPFLSFNTSLNCTTAFFQGSLLSLSALAPQVSLVIPYPETDNWYLSLQLVCPQAAKECEQAVVLVETTLHLVPCLNDCGPYGHCLLLRRHGYLYAGCSCKAGWRGWSCTDNSTAQTLAQQTAATLLLTLSNLLFLAPIAVSLRRSLLVEASVYTYTMFFSTFYHACDQPGKAVFCILSYDTLQFCDFLGSSVAIWVTILCMARLKAGLKYVLYLLGSLIIAMSLQMSRQGLWNTLGPSLFAIVIMVTMWVYRCGRRHRCYPPSWQRWAFYLLPGISMATVAMAIFIFMTTSDNYYYMHSLWHMLLAGSAAVLLPPSEEPMGPWACSQKLTCTHDPCTSHREELYAVT, via the exons ATGGGCCGGCCCGGAGCCGGGGgcccggcgcggggcgcgggggccgcggcggggccgccgctgctgctgctgctgctgctgctgctggctcgGGCGCCGCGCGCGGCAGGCGGCGACGGCTGGAAGGGCG ACAGCAGGCTGGTGTCTGAGCAGTTCTCACAGACCCCGCAGAAGCTCTCCTTCTACAGCTGGTATGGCAGTGCCCGGCTCTTCTGCTTCCGGGTGCCCCCTGACACCGTACTGCTGCGCTGGCTTCTGCAAGTGACCTGGAATGGCGGCCGTGCCTGCACACATGCGGAGGTCACTGT gTACTTCCGCTACGGTGCACCTCCAGTCATCAACCCACTGGGTGCCAGCTTCCCACCCAACGCCTCCGTGCAGTCACCCTTCCAGCTCAAGATGGGGCAGAATGTGACCTCCCTCAACATCACCCAGCCGGCGCCAGGGGACTGGTTtctggctgcccacctacccCCCTCGGCCCAGAAGCTAGAGATGCAG GGCACCTTTCCCTCCTGCTCCTGTGTGTTCCACCCTGAGATGTCAGTCGTGCGGGTGCTAGAGGCCTCCATCCTGGAGCCGGGCATGCCCCTCCCAcaggttcttctctccaggcccAGCTACCTCAA AGTCTTTGTGCCCGAGTTCACGCAGGAGCTACAGCTGGAGCTGCAGGGCTGCACCACCAACAACAGCCTGGGCTGCCCTGTGCGCCTCTCCGTGGGCTCTGCCACCCTGCCCAGCAACTTTCAGAAGGTGCTcacgtgctccagccccgcacagcACTGCCGCCTGCTGCTGCCCTCGCCGCCCTGGAACAGGTGGCTGCAAGTGACGGCCCAGAGTGTGGCAGGGCCCCACGTGGCCGTGGCCTTCAGTGCCTTGGCTGCCCTCACAG CCTGCAAGCCCTGGAACATGAATGTCCAGCACTTTTTGCCGAGCTGCAACCTGAACCAGACCTGTAACGCCTCCTCCCATCTGCTGCCCCCCATCCTGGGCTCCCTGGACCTGGGTGGCGGCAGCCGGGAAAGTGGAGCCCTCTTCTGCTTTGTGAACATCCCAGTCACACGGGAGGATGTGGACGTGGTGTCGGTGCGCTTCCAGCCCCTGGACAGGCTCCCAGTGCTGGTGCGGCCGGACGTGCCTTCGGTGCTGCGGCTGCCCCTGCACACAGGCATGGACAGTGGGGGATCCCTCACCATCTCTCTGCGAGCCAACAAG AGCGTCATCGCCAGGAATATGTCAGTGGTAGCGTGTGTGAATGCTGCCTCGCCCTTCCTCAGCTTCAACACCTCTCTGAACTGCACCACAG ccttcttCCAGGGCTCCCTGCTGTCTCTGAGCGCCTTGGccccccaggtcagcctcgtCATCCCCTACCCGGAGACAGACAACTGGTACCTCTCTCTGCAGCTCGTGTGCCCCCAGGCTGCTAA GGAGTGTGAGCAGGCTGTGGTCCTCGTGGAAACCACCTTGCACTTGGTTCCCTGTCTGAATGACTGCGGGCCCTATGGCCACTGCCTCCTACTGCGCAGACATGGCTACCTGTATGCAGGCTGCAGCTGCAAGGCAG GCTGGCGCGGATGGAGCTGCACAGACAACAGCACGGCTCAGACGCTGGCCCAGCAGACAGCAGCCACACTGCTGCTCACCCTCAGCAATCTCTTGTTCCTGGCCCCCATCGCCGTGTCCTTGCGTCGCTCCCTCCTGGTGGAGGCCTCTGTCTACACCTACACCATGTTCTTCTCCACG TTCTACCACGCCTGCGACCAGCCCGGGAAGGCCGTGTTCTGCATCCTCAGCTATGACACTCTGCAATTCTGCGACTTCCTGGGCTCCAGCGTCGCGATCTGGGTCACCATCCTCTGCATGGCCCGGCTGAAGGCAGGCCTGAAATAT GTCCTCTATCTCCTGGGTTCACTGATCATCGCCATGTCCCTGCAGATGTCCCGCCAGGGCCTCTGGAATACACTCGGGCCTTCCCTCTTTGCTATAGTGATCATGGTGACCATGTGG GTGTATCGGTGTGGGCGCCGACATCGCTGCTACCCTCCCTCGTGGCAGCGCTGGGCCTTCTACCTCCTTCCGGGCATCTCGATGGCCACCGTTGCCATGGCCATCTTCATCTTCATGACCACCAGTGACAACTACTACTACATGCACAGCCTGTGGCATATGCTTCTGGCAGGCAGCGCTGCTGTGCTGCTGCCGCCCAGTGAGGAGCCCATGGGGCCCTGGGCCTGCTCACAGAAGCTCACCTGCACCCATGATCCCTGCACCAGCCACCGGGAGGAGCTGTACGCAGTCACCTGA
- the PGAP6 gene encoding post-GPI attachment to proteins factor 6 isoform X3 translates to MGRPGAGGPARGAGAAAGPPLLLLLLLLLARAPRAAGGDGWKGDSRLVSEQFSQTPQKLSFYSWYGSARLFCFRVPPDTVLLRWLLQVTWNGGRACTHAEVTVYFRYGAPPVINPLGASFPPNASVQSPFQLKMGQNVTSLNITQPAPGDWFLAAHLPPSAQKLEMQGTFPSCSCVFHPEMSVVRVLEASILEPGMPLPQVLLSRPSYLKVFVPEFTQELQLELQGCTTNNSLGCPVRLSVGSATLPSNFQKVLTCSSPAQHCRLLLPSPPWNRWLQVTAQSVAGPHVAVAFSALAALTACKPWNMNVQHFLPSCNLNQTCNASSHLLPPILGSLDLGGGSRESGALFCFVNIPVTREDVDVVSVRFQPLDRLPVLVRPDVPSVLRLPLHTGMDSGGSLTISLRANKSVIARNMSVVACVNAASPFLSFNTSLNCTTAFFQGSLLSLSALAPQVSLVIPYPETDNWYLSLQLVCPQAAKECEQAVVLVETTLHLVPCLNDCGPYGHCLLLRRHGYLYAGCSCKAGWRGWSCTDNSTAQTLAQQTAATLLLTLSNLLFLAPIAVSLRRSLLVEASVYTYTMFFSTFYHACDQPGKAVFCILSYDTLQFCDFLGSSVAIWVTILCMARLKAGLKYVSHPNTRFWLRGNRSSNETRKSDWSNLLKPCRLT, encoded by the exons ATGGGCCGGCCCGGAGCCGGGGgcccggcgcggggcgcgggggccgcggcggggccgccgctgctgctgctgctgctgctgctgctggctcgGGCGCCGCGCGCGGCAGGCGGCGACGGCTGGAAGGGCG ACAGCAGGCTGGTGTCTGAGCAGTTCTCACAGACCCCGCAGAAGCTCTCCTTCTACAGCTGGTATGGCAGTGCCCGGCTCTTCTGCTTCCGGGTGCCCCCTGACACCGTACTGCTGCGCTGGCTTCTGCAAGTGACCTGGAATGGCGGCCGTGCCTGCACACATGCGGAGGTCACTGT gTACTTCCGCTACGGTGCACCTCCAGTCATCAACCCACTGGGTGCCAGCTTCCCACCCAACGCCTCCGTGCAGTCACCCTTCCAGCTCAAGATGGGGCAGAATGTGACCTCCCTCAACATCACCCAGCCGGCGCCAGGGGACTGGTTtctggctgcccacctacccCCCTCGGCCCAGAAGCTAGAGATGCAG GGCACCTTTCCCTCCTGCTCCTGTGTGTTCCACCCTGAGATGTCAGTCGTGCGGGTGCTAGAGGCCTCCATCCTGGAGCCGGGCATGCCCCTCCCAcaggttcttctctccaggcccAGCTACCTCAA AGTCTTTGTGCCCGAGTTCACGCAGGAGCTACAGCTGGAGCTGCAGGGCTGCACCACCAACAACAGCCTGGGCTGCCCTGTGCGCCTCTCCGTGGGCTCTGCCACCCTGCCCAGCAACTTTCAGAAGGTGCTcacgtgctccagccccgcacagcACTGCCGCCTGCTGCTGCCCTCGCCGCCCTGGAACAGGTGGCTGCAAGTGACGGCCCAGAGTGTGGCAGGGCCCCACGTGGCCGTGGCCTTCAGTGCCTTGGCTGCCCTCACAG CCTGCAAGCCCTGGAACATGAATGTCCAGCACTTTTTGCCGAGCTGCAACCTGAACCAGACCTGTAACGCCTCCTCCCATCTGCTGCCCCCCATCCTGGGCTCCCTGGACCTGGGTGGCGGCAGCCGGGAAAGTGGAGCCCTCTTCTGCTTTGTGAACATCCCAGTCACACGGGAGGATGTGGACGTGGTGTCGGTGCGCTTCCAGCCCCTGGACAGGCTCCCAGTGCTGGTGCGGCCGGACGTGCCTTCGGTGCTGCGGCTGCCCCTGCACACAGGCATGGACAGTGGGGGATCCCTCACCATCTCTCTGCGAGCCAACAAG AGCGTCATCGCCAGGAATATGTCAGTGGTAGCGTGTGTGAATGCTGCCTCGCCCTTCCTCAGCTTCAACACCTCTCTGAACTGCACCACAG ccttcttCCAGGGCTCCCTGCTGTCTCTGAGCGCCTTGGccccccaggtcagcctcgtCATCCCCTACCCGGAGACAGACAACTGGTACCTCTCTCTGCAGCTCGTGTGCCCCCAGGCTGCTAA GGAGTGTGAGCAGGCTGTGGTCCTCGTGGAAACCACCTTGCACTTGGTTCCCTGTCTGAATGACTGCGGGCCCTATGGCCACTGCCTCCTACTGCGCAGACATGGCTACCTGTATGCAGGCTGCAGCTGCAAGGCAG GCTGGCGCGGATGGAGCTGCACAGACAACAGCACGGCTCAGACGCTGGCCCAGCAGACAGCAGCCACACTGCTGCTCACCCTCAGCAATCTCTTGTTCCTGGCCCCCATCGCCGTGTCCTTGCGTCGCTCCCTCCTGGTGGAGGCCTCTGTCTACACCTACACCATGTTCTTCTCCACG TTCTACCACGCCTGCGACCAGCCCGGGAAGGCCGTGTTCTGCATCCTCAGCTATGACACTCTGCAATTCTGCGACTTCCTGGGCTCCAGCGTCGCGATCTGGGTCACCATCCTCTGCATGGCCCGGCTGAAGGCAGGCCTGAAATATGTGAGTCACCCCAACACTAGGTTCTGGCTTCGGGGCAACAGGTCCTCCAATGAAACCAGGAAGAGCGACTGGTCGAACCTCCTGAAGCCCTGCCGCCTGACCTAA
- the MRPL28 gene encoding 39S ribosomal protein L28, mitochondrial, with translation MPLHKFPVHLWPLLRLREGLGSRLPAHYLRSLQDEPAPAPVHYRPHGARFKVNPRNGQRERVEDVPIPLYRPREAQLGLWGGEGWILGQRYVNDDKLSKRVKKVWKPQLFQRELYSEILDRTFTVTVTSRTLDLIDEAFGFDFYILKTPKQDLCSKFGMDLKRGMLLRLARRDPQLHPEDPARRAAIYDKYKDFTIPEAEAEWVGLTLVEALEKQRLLEERAPVPLFKVYAEELIRRLQQQALLEPALVTKRPSRK, from the exons ATGCCGCTGCACAAGTTCCCGGTGCACCTGTGGCCGCTGTTGCGGCTGCGCGAGGGCCTCGGCTCCCGCCTGCCCGCCCACTATCTGCGCTCGCTGCAGGACGAGCCGGCGCCCGCGCCCGTCCACTACCGGCCTCACGGGGCCCGGTTCAAAGTCAACCCCCGGAACGGGCAGCGCGAGCGCGTGGAGGACGTGCCCATTCCCCTGTACCGGCCCCGCGAGGCCCAGCTGGGGCTGTGGGGCGGCGAGGGCTGGATTCTGGGCCAGCGGTACGTCAACGACGACAAG CTGTCCAAACGAGTAAAGAAGGTGTGGAAGCCACAGCTGTTCCAGCGGGAGCTCTACAGCGAGATTCTGGACCGGACCTTCACTGTCACGGTGACCTCGCGCACCCTGGACCTCATCGACGAGGCCTTTGGGTTTGACTTTTACATTCTCAAG ACCCCCAAGCAGGACCTGTGCTCCAAGTTCGGGATGGACCTGAAGCGAGGTATGCTGCTGCGGCTCGCCCGCCGGGACCCCCAGCTGCACCCTGAGGATCCCGCCAGGAGGGCTGCCATCTATGACAAGTACAAG GACTTCACCATCCCCGAGGCAGAGGCTGAGTGGGTAGGGCTGACGCTGGTGGAGGCTCTGGAGAAGCAGCGGCTTCTGGAGGAGAGG GCTCCTGTCCCGCTGTTCAAGGTCTACGCAGAGGAGCTGATCCGGCGGCTTCAGCAGCAGGCACTGTTGGAGCCAGCGCTGGTGACGAAGAGGCCCAGCAGAAAGTGA